In the genome of Terribacillus sp. FSL K6-0262, one region contains:
- the yqfD gene encoding sporulation protein YqfD, translating to MKKHTQDIYFTGYVTVLIKGDRPELFFNQLVQEKILVWDIIKKDSQTCEAKIRKQDIGRLRTQRRGTGYKIHFRSKHGFPFLFTALLHKKPLILGIAISILCIFFLSNTVWKIEIKGVSPELEHQIETQLEEYGVRLGAFKLTLGAPVDIQQRLLQDIPELLWIGVQEKGTTYSLEGVPKTIVKEGEKPGPRHLVAKKKGVIVDMFVSEGVPQVSVHDYVEPGDILVSGMIGSEPPPVSEDQEDGEKPKDTRKPVAATGSVIARTWYNVSAAVPLEETYTVLSGKQDSDYAIRFGDSFHLPIWGFGESEFKDSQEQTSVRYLRFLRWELPIAITKTSEYERITKEVKRTNEEAKAQAEKIAKQDLQLQIGPDADIISQKILHETVENGKVKLILYFQVNEDIATSQPISQGD from the coding sequence ATGAAGAAGCACACACAGGATATTTATTTTACCGGATATGTGACCGTACTGATAAAAGGGGATAGGCCGGAGCTGTTTTTCAATCAGCTGGTCCAGGAAAAAATACTGGTCTGGGATATCATCAAAAAAGACAGTCAGACATGTGAAGCGAAAATCCGGAAACAGGACATCGGCAGGCTTCGCACGCAGCGAAGAGGGACAGGCTACAAAATACATTTCCGCAGCAAGCATGGATTTCCTTTCCTCTTCACTGCATTGCTTCATAAAAAACCATTGATACTCGGTATTGCTATCAGCATACTGTGTATTTTCTTTCTTTCGAACACTGTCTGGAAAATTGAAATAAAAGGTGTAAGTCCCGAATTGGAGCATCAAATTGAAACCCAGCTGGAAGAGTACGGTGTGCGTCTGGGTGCATTCAAGCTGACGCTTGGTGCTCCAGTCGACATCCAGCAGCGTCTTCTCCAGGATATTCCGGAGCTGCTCTGGATAGGAGTACAAGAAAAAGGGACAACCTATTCATTGGAAGGCGTACCGAAAACCATCGTGAAAGAAGGGGAAAAACCTGGACCCCGTCATCTTGTGGCCAAGAAAAAAGGTGTCATCGTCGACATGTTCGTTTCCGAAGGAGTACCGCAAGTCAGTGTCCATGACTACGTGGAGCCAGGGGACATCCTTGTTTCAGGTATGATCGGCAGCGAGCCTCCTCCTGTATCGGAGGATCAAGAGGATGGGGAAAAGCCGAAAGATACAAGGAAACCAGTTGCTGCGACTGGCAGCGTCATCGCACGGACGTGGTATAATGTGTCGGCAGCGGTTCCCCTGGAAGAAACATATACCGTTCTCAGCGGTAAGCAGGATAGTGATTATGCCATTCGGTTTGGTGATAGTTTCCATTTGCCTATATGGGGTTTTGGGGAATCTGAATTCAAGGATTCACAGGAACAGACCTCTGTGCGCTATCTCCGCTTTCTGCGCTGGGAGCTGCCGATCGCCATCACCAAGACATCGGAATATGAGCGCATCACGAAAGAAGTGAAACGTACGAATGAGGAAGCCAAGGCACAGGCTGAGAAGATAGCCAAGCAGGATTTACAGCTCCAGATCGGTCCGGATGCTGACATTATTTCTCAAAAAATTTTACATGAGACTGTCGAGAATGGTAAAGTAAAACTAATCTTATACTTTCAAGTAAATGAAGATATCGCAACATCTCAACCTATATCTCAAGGAGATTGA
- a CDS encoding PhoH family protein codes for MPEDVKRVNLQLKDTNETLALFGTEDRHLKQIEEQFRVSIVTRGEEVRVTGTEEDVRTAEELLQALAAVIRRGIPIGERDVVYAIELAKKDNLDQFETLFDDEITKNAKGKSIRVKTLGQRNYINGIKSNDLVFGIGPAGTGKTYLAVVMAVNALKKGIVKRIILTRPAVEAGESLGFLPGDLKEKVDPYLRPLYDALHDVLGLEQTTRLIERGTIEIAPLAYMRGRTLDDAFVILDEAQNTTNAQMKMFLTRLGFGSKMVITGDLTQIDLPKGVASGLRSVETKLSNVKGIYFTYLKQTDVVRHPLVQRIIEAYESE; via the coding sequence ATGCCCGAAGACGTAAAACGTGTGAATTTGCAATTAAAAGATACGAATGAAACATTGGCTCTGTTCGGTACGGAGGATCGGCATCTCAAGCAGATCGAGGAGCAATTCCGTGTATCCATTGTCACACGGGGAGAAGAAGTCCGTGTGACGGGCACAGAAGAGGATGTCCGGACTGCAGAAGAGCTGCTGCAAGCACTGGCTGCTGTTATCCGGCGCGGTATACCGATAGGCGAGCGTGATGTAGTATACGCAATAGAATTAGCTAAAAAAGACAATCTGGATCAATTTGAAACATTATTTGATGATGAAATAACCAAAAACGCAAAGGGTAAATCCATTCGTGTGAAAACGCTTGGTCAACGGAATTATATCAATGGCATCAAGTCCAATGATTTAGTCTTTGGAATTGGTCCTGCTGGTACCGGGAAAACTTATCTTGCTGTCGTAATGGCTGTCAATGCCCTGAAAAAAGGCATCGTCAAACGCATCATCCTGACACGCCCAGCGGTGGAAGCAGGCGAAAGCCTCGGATTCCTGCCGGGGGATTTAAAGGAAAAGGTGGATCCGTATCTGCGGCCGCTATACGATGCATTGCATGATGTGCTCGGATTGGAGCAGACGACACGATTGATCGAACGCGGTACGATTGAAATCGCTCCGCTTGCATATATGCGCGGCCGTACGCTTGATGATGCGTTCGTCATCCTGGATGAGGCACAGAATACGACAAATGCACAAATGAAGATGTTCCTGACTCGGCTTGGATTCGGTTCCAAGATGGTCATCACCGGCGACCTGACGCAGATTGACTTGCCAAAAGGCGTCGCTTCCGGTCTGCGTTCCGTCGAGACAAAATTAAGCAATGTGAAAGGTATCTATTTTACCTACTTGAAACAGACCGACGTCGTGCGTCATCCGCTTGTGCAGCGGATCATCGAAGCATACGAGTCAGAGTAA